A single genomic interval of Deinococcus yavapaiensis KR-236 harbors:
- a CDS encoding transporter substrate-binding domain-containing protein: protein MRNILFILTALAVTSAPAASPDLLTTVKQRGTLKIAMEGTYPPFNYRDEKGQLVGFDVDVATEIARRLGLKPQFVLTEWSGIIAGLQANKYDVIVNQVAITPERQKSLDFTSSYVVSSPQFIVRKNETRAFKSLNDLKGKKLGVGTGSNYEQIARAVGGIDIRTYKAAPDTLRDLSLGRIDAALNDRLLAAYLVKQSGLPVKPGAAIQGERIEMGIPVRKGNPLFVKAVNKALADMKADGTYAKISNKWFGQDVSK from the coding sequence ATGCGTAACATCCTGTTCATCCTCACGGCCCTCGCCGTCACCAGCGCTCCCGCCGCGTCGCCCGACCTGCTCACCACCGTGAAGCAGCGCGGCACGCTCAAAATTGCCATGGAAGGCACCTACCCGCCCTTCAACTACCGCGACGAAAAAGGTCAGCTCGTCGGCTTCGACGTCGACGTCGCCACGGAAATCGCGCGCCGACTCGGCCTCAAGCCGCAATTCGTCCTCACCGAGTGGAGCGGCATCATCGCAGGCTTGCAAGCGAACAAGTACGACGTCATCGTCAACCAAGTCGCCATCACGCCCGAACGCCAAAAGTCCCTCGACTTCACCTCGTCGTACGTCGTGTCCAGCCCGCAATTCATCGTTCGCAAGAACGAGACGCGCGCCTTCAAGAGCCTCAACGATCTCAAGGGCAAAAAGCTCGGCGTCGGCACGGGCAGCAACTACGAGCAGATCGCCCGCGCCGTCGGCGGCATCGACATCCGCACGTACAAGGCCGCGCCCGATACCTTGCGCGACCTCAGCTTGGGCCGCATCGACGCCGCCCTCAACGACCGCCTGCTGGCCGCGTACCTCGTCAAGCAAAGCGGTCTGCCCGTCAAGCCCGGTGCCGCCATCCAAGGCGAGCGCATCGAGATGGGCATTCCCGTCCGCAAGGGCAACCCGCTGTTCGTCAAGGCCGTCAACAAGGCGCTCGCCGACATGAAGGCCGACGGCACGTACGCCAAGATCAGCAACAAGTGGTTCGGTCAAGACGTCAGCAAGTAA